A single Vanacampus margaritifer isolate UIUO_Vmar chromosome 7, RoL_Vmar_1.0, whole genome shotgun sequence DNA region contains:
- the dgke gene encoding diacylglycerol kinase epsilon, with translation MSAEEEWSLLFWTFAAVMVPVVITLWCSIQRSKRKTHMKQFFRQSRHGWHYTDLFSKPAYCCVCSQHIMHGAFCDGCGVCADEQCLRGADRELSCKEIMAPSRADGVVAHRWVRGNVPLASYCMMCKQQCGTQPKLCDLRCVWCQATVHDECMDSLGDAPQCDLGEFHNLIIPPHYLYQVNKLRRRHPEEYKKLATDCGSGWTPVLVLANTRSGNNMGEALLGEFRSLLNPVQVFDLSQLAPSKALQLCTLLPPGCVTVLVCGGDGTVGWVLDAIDGMKLKGQDQFIPRVTILPLGTGNDLSNTLGWGAGYAGEIPVEQVLRNILDAGMVKMDRWKVQVSSKGLSIRKPKVLSMNNYFSVGPDALMALNFHTHREKTPSFFSSRIINKAVYFLYGTKDCLVQECKDLDKKIELELDGEKIVLPSLEGIIVCNIGYWGGGCRLWEGMGDKPCPPTRLDDGLLEVMGVFGSFHCAQIQVKLANPVRLGQAHTVRLLLKSSTMPMQVDGEPWAQGPCTVTITHKTQALMLYHSSEQTDDDDDGDSSASETESPTPQDSPRPPGPASARA, from the exons ATGTCTGCGGAGGAGGAGTGGTCGCTGCTCTTCTGGACCTTCGCGGCTGTGATGGTCCCGGTCGTCATCACGCTGTGGTGCAGCATCCAACGCTCCAAGCGAAAAACGCACATGAAGCAGTTCTTTCGTCAGAGCAGACATGGCTGGCACTACACGGATTTGTTCAGTAAACCGGCCTACTGTTGCGTGTGTTCCCAGCACATCATGCACGGGGCCTTCTGTGATGGCTGCGGCGTGTGCGCCGACGAGCAGTGCCTGCGCGGGGCGGATCGGGAGCTGTCGTGCAAGGAGATTATGGCCCCTTCCCGGGCGGACGGGGTAGTGGCCCACCGGTGGGTCAGGGGCAACGTGCCCCTGGCTAGCTACTGTATGATGTGCAAGCAGCAGTGTGGAACTCAGCCGAAGCTCTGTGATCTCAG ATGTGTGTGGTGTCAGGCCACAGTGCATGACGAGTGCATGGACAGCCTGGGGGATGCACCCCAGTGTGACCTGGGCGAGTTCCACAACCTCATCATTCCTCCTCACTATCTCTACCAAGTTAACAAGCTCCGCCGGAGACACCCTGAGGAGTACAAAAAG CTTGCGACAGACTGTGGGAGTGGCTGGACACCCGTGTTGGTCTTGGCAAACACGCGGAGTGGAAACAACATGGGAGAGGCTTTGCTGGGAGAGTTTCGCAGCCTCCTCAACCCCGTGCAG GTTTTTGACCTGTCACAACTTGCGCCTTCCAAGGCCCTTCAACTGTGCACCCTGCTGCCCCCTGGTTGTGTCACGGTGCTGGTGTGTGGCGGTGATGGCACGGTGGGTTGGGTGCTAGATGCCATTGACGGTATGAAGCTCAAG GGTCAAGACCAATTCATTCCAAGGGTGACCATCCTCCCTCTCGGGACAGGAAATGACCTTTCCAACACTTTGGGCTGGGGTGCGGGCTATGCTGGGGAGATCCCTGTGGAGCAGGTTCTTCGCAACATCCTGGATGCCGGCATGGTCAAAATGGACAG ATGGAAAGTGCAGGTGTCTTCTAAAGGCCTCTCCATTCGAAAACCAAAG GTTCTGTCCATGAACAACTACTTCTCTGTGGGTCCTGACGCTCTGATGGCGCTCAACTTCCACACACATCGTGAGAAAACGCCATCGTTCTTTTCCAGTCGGATCATCAACAAG GCAGTGTATTTCTTATATGGCACCAAGGACTGCTTAGTGCAGGAATGTAAGGATCTGGATAAGAAGATTGAG CTGGAGCTCGATGGTGAGAAAATTGTGTTGCCCAGCCTGGAGGGCATCATTGTTTGTAACATTGGCTACTGGGGGGGTGGCTGCCGACTCTGGGAAGGAATGGGCGACAAACCCTGCCCCCCCACAAG GTTGGATGATGGTCTGCTGGAGGTGATGGGCGTGTTTGGCTCCTTCCACTGTGCTCAGATCCAGGTCAAGCTGGCCAACCCAGTACGACTGGGACAGGCCCACACTGTCAGG CTGCTTCTTAAGAGCTCCACGATGCCGATGCAAGTGGACGGCGAGCCGTGGGCGCAGGGCCCGTGCACCGTCACCATCACCCACAAGACGCAGGCCCTCATGCTGTACCACAGTTCAGAACAGAcggacgatgacgacgacggcgACTCCAGCGCCTCCGAGACCGAGAGCCCCACGCCTCAAGACTCGCCCAGGCCCCCGGGGCCAGCGTCCGCCCGGGCCTGA
- the c7h17orf67 gene encoding uncharacterized protein C17orf67 homolog, producing the protein MKKLVVFLLCLVILTTHTDANPIIKESFAKQLLRSKRQERPRTAGHPDEPMREHMLHMQALDQRAQETNMEHWLNPHCYPRCDRNYGHPV; encoded by the exons ATGAAGAAGCTGGTGGTGTTTCTGCTTTGCCTGGTCATTTTGACCACCCACACAG ACGCCAACCCCATCATCAAGGAGAGCTTTGCTAAGCAGCTTCTGCGTAGCAAGAGACAGGAGAGGCCAAGGACGGCAGGCCACCCTGATGAGCCCATGAGG GAGCACATGCTTCACATGCAGGCTCTGGACCAGAGAGCACAGGAGACCAACATGGAGCACTGGCTCAACCCTCACTGCTACCCGCGCTGTGACAGGAACTATGGACACCCTGTCTGA
- the cbx8b gene encoding chromobox protein homolog 8b, translating into MGVVLVGPPTAVPWQQCKKKCADVHSLLVSIMVCREFRVAETGEREKKKKICLANASKLTVGSTGVNMELSAVGERVFAAESIIKRRIRKGRLEYLVKWKGWSPKYSTWEPEENILDSRLFAAFEQRERERELFGPKKRGPKPKMFLLKAQAPKSYEFRNEAVQGIRISYPTSEPVVTQRAREGLRAVVPTIFPPSDVNRGESLCVRPPNLTNPEGLAHMPKKRGPKPKLRFQDSISAASNPSKRRGDELAGPQKHLKLQSGQEMRLLKVSHHGYPENRGHGHKHHRQHHHYSQNRPMTAGGSYTQLYADGKLHSYRTTNSSRPSKHQSGPSQLLPTEKPYFLDKPSPTRLDVDLDEVTWRPSLCSVEKVLVTDVTANFLTVTIKESSTSKGFFKDKR; encoded by the exons ATGGGCGTCGTCTTAGTGGGTCCACCGACTGCGGTTCCCTGGcaacagtgtaaaaaaaaatgcgctgacgTCCATTCTCTGCTCGTTAGTATTATGGTCTGTCGGGAATTCAGAGTGGCAGAgactggagagagagagaaaaaaaaaaagatctgcctCGCTAACGCTAGCAAGCTAACGGTAGGTAGCACTGGAGTCAACATGGAGCTGTCTGCCGTCGGAGAGAGGGTGTTCGCCGCTGAATCGATCATCAAACGCAGGATAAGGAAG GGTCGGCTCGAGTACCTTGTGAAATGGAAGGGATGGTCTCCTAA ATACAGCACATGGGAACCGGAGGAAAATATTCTGGACTCCCGTCTGTTTGCAGCTTTCGAGCAGAG GGAGCGTGAAAGGGAGCTCTTCGGGCCCAAAAAGAGAGGACCGAAACCCAAGATGTTTCTTCTCAAG gctcAAGCCCCCAAGTCTTATGAGTTTAGGAATGAGGCAGTGCAAGGAATACGCATTAGTTACCCCACATCAGAGCCTGTTGTCACCCAGAGGGCCCGAGAAGGCCTGAGAGCTGTTGTTCCCACAATTTTCCCTCCCAGTGATGTTAACCGAGGAGAGAGCTTATGTGTCAGACCACCGAATCTAACCAACCCCGAAGGGCTGGCGCATATGCCCAAAAAGAGAGGGCCCAAGCCAAAGCTGCGTTTCCAGGACAGCATCTCTGCTGCCTCCAATCCTAGCAAGAGGAGAGGCGATGAGCTGGCGGGCcctcaaaaacatttgaagcTGCAGAGTGGTCAAGAAATGAGACTGCTCAAAGTTTCTCATCACGGTTACCCTGAGAACCGCGGTCATGGCCATAAACACCATCGGCAGCAccaccattattcacaaaaccgaCCAATGACAGCTGGGGGATCCTACACGCAGCTTTACGCAGATGGCAAACTGCACTCATACAGGACTACGAACAGCTCAAGGCCCTCCAAGCACCAGAGTGGCCCCAGTCAGCTCCTGCCCACGGAAAAGCCCTACTTTTTGGACAAGCCGTCCCCGACCCGACTGGACGTCGACTTGGACGAGGTGACTTGGCGGCCATCTCTGTGCAGCGTGGAAAAGGTCCTGGTGACGGATGTGACCGCCAACTTCTTGACTGTCACCATCAAGGAGAGCAGCACTTCAAAAGGCTTTTTCAAAGATAAGAGATGA